The following are from one region of the Pirellulales bacterium genome:
- a CDS encoding transcriptional regulator, with product MPVDFNGLDTTVHGPIRLGVLTALRVDGGLDFTTLKKRLEVSDGALGLHLEKLAEAGYIRCQKAFVGARPKSTYRITPSGQKALAQYLDAMQAVIDSVKDAKGRPPTGLTK from the coding sequence ATGCCGGTCGACTTTAACGGACTCGATACGACCGTGCATGGCCCGATCCGGCTGGGAGTGCTTACGGCGCTGCGCGTCGACGGCGGCCTCGATTTCACGACGCTGAAGAAGCGCCTCGAAGTCAGCGACGGCGCGCTGGGCCTGCACCTGGAGAAGCTGGCCGAGGCGGGTTACATCCGCTGCCAGAAAGCGTTCGTCGGCGCGCGGCCCAAATCGACGTACCGCATTACGCCCAGCGGTCAAAAGGCCCTCGCGCAATATCTCGACGCGATGCAGGCCGTGATCGATTCGGTGAAAGACGCCAAGGGAAGGCCGCCGACGGGCCTCACAAAATAA
- a CDS encoding enoyl-CoA hydratase/isomerase family protein, with protein MIELEHRGSVTVLHMVRGRGNALDISFLEALIEALSHVERSECTAVVLTGKGRIFGAGVDLPALVAGGPDYVRQFIPLMTRGFERLVKFPKPLVAATNGHAIAGGAILMLACDVRLLARGEAKIGLTEVLVGVQFPAWALEIARFATPPQHFPEMILTGRTWLPEQALARGLVDELVEPEQLLARACAVAEELSAVPPATYAATKLAVRRPMIDAAERLTKSEDAAIIERWCSPAVLESVGRFAAKSISSKG; from the coding sequence ATGATCGAACTAGAGCATCGCGGCTCGGTCACGGTGTTGCACATGGTGCGCGGCCGGGGCAACGCCTTGGATATCTCGTTTCTCGAGGCGCTCATCGAGGCCCTCTCGCATGTGGAACGCAGCGAGTGCACTGCGGTCGTGCTGACTGGCAAGGGACGCATTTTTGGCGCCGGCGTCGACCTGCCGGCGCTCGTCGCCGGCGGGCCTGACTATGTCCGCCAATTCATCCCGCTGATGACGCGCGGCTTCGAGCGGCTGGTGAAGTTTCCCAAGCCGCTTGTGGCGGCCACCAACGGTCACGCGATCGCCGGCGGCGCGATCCTCATGCTGGCTTGCGACGTGCGATTGCTCGCGCGCGGTGAGGCAAAAATCGGACTGACCGAGGTCCTGGTCGGCGTGCAATTCCCGGCGTGGGCCTTGGAGATCGCGCGGTTCGCCACTCCGCCGCAACATTTTCCGGAGATGATTCTCACCGGCCGCACCTGGCTGCCCGAGCAAGCCCTGGCTCGCGGCCTGGTCGATGAGCTGGTCGAACCCGAGCAGTTGCTCGCCCGAGCCTGCGCGGTTGCCGAGGAGTTGTCCGCCGTTCCACCTGCCACGTACGCGGCCACTAAACTGGCCGTGCGGCGGCCGATGATCGACGCGGCCGAGCGACTGACAAAAAGCGAGGACGCGGCCATCATCGAACGTTGGTGCTCGCCCGCCGTCCTGGAGAGCGTGGGGCGCTTTGCGGCGAAATCGATCAGCAGCAAGGGTTGA
- a CDS encoding PQQ-dependent sugar dehydrogenase, with amino-acid sequence MRANRFQPLAAFLTVLLIFADDALAADDVTTTPLTLQPAVAFPKLAWEGWSAESDSGILIPIRPITVTHAGDGTNRVFVPEQRGKIYVFANDQNAEQTKIFLDITSKVSYNDKTDEEGLLGLAFHPKYKDNGRFFVYYTNTTTPHRNIVASYRVSKDDPNRADPGSEEILLDIKKPFWNHDGGTIAFGPDGHLYIALGDGGAANDPMGNGQKLSTILGKILRIDIDHKDGDKNYAIPKDNPFVDKADARPEIWAYGLRNVWRMAFDRKTGTLWAGDVGQDVWEEIDLITRGGNYGWNIREGKHPFIKKGATAPAVAEAPKGAIDPIWEYHHDVGKSITGGAVYRGKRLPELEGAYLYADYVTAKIWALRYDPDSKRVTANQEIAFPQKLPIMSFGEDEEGDVYFTTYSLSGQGIYRFERGGEATAAAGGK; translated from the coding sequence ATGCGTGCCAACCGTTTTCAGCCGCTCGCCGCATTCCTGACGGTTTTGCTGATCTTTGCCGACGACGCGCTCGCGGCGGATGATGTGACCACCACGCCGCTGACGCTGCAACCGGCCGTGGCCTTTCCGAAGCTTGCGTGGGAGGGCTGGAGCGCCGAGAGCGATAGTGGCATCCTGATCCCCATCCGCCCCATCACGGTGACGCATGCCGGCGACGGCACGAACCGGGTCTTCGTGCCCGAGCAGCGCGGAAAAATCTACGTTTTTGCCAACGATCAGAACGCCGAGCAGACCAAGATTTTTCTCGATATCACCTCGAAGGTCTCTTACAACGACAAGACCGACGAGGAGGGACTGTTGGGACTCGCCTTTCATCCCAAGTACAAAGACAATGGCCGCTTCTTCGTCTATTACACCAACACGACCACGCCGCATCGCAACATCGTGGCCAGCTACCGGGTGAGCAAGGACGATCCGAACCGAGCCGATCCCGGCAGCGAAGAAATCCTGCTCGACATCAAGAAGCCGTTCTGGAATCACGATGGTGGTACGATCGCCTTCGGACCGGATGGGCACCTGTATATCGCACTCGGCGACGGCGGCGCGGCCAACGACCCGATGGGCAACGGTCAGAAGCTGTCGACGATCCTGGGCAAGATTCTGCGCATCGACATCGACCACAAGGACGGCGACAAGAACTACGCGATTCCCAAGGACAATCCTTTCGTCGACAAAGCTGATGCCCGGCCCGAAATTTGGGCCTATGGTCTGCGCAACGTGTGGCGCATGGCGTTCGATCGCAAGACGGGCACGCTGTGGGCCGGCGACGTCGGCCAGGACGTTTGGGAAGAAATCGACCTCATCACCCGTGGCGGCAACTACGGCTGGAACATCCGCGAAGGCAAGCATCCGTTCATCAAGAAGGGGGCTACCGCGCCGGCCGTGGCCGAAGCCCCGAAGGGCGCTATCGACCCGATCTGGGAGTATCACCACGACGTCGGTAAGTCGATCACGGGCGGGGCCGTCTATCGCGGCAAGCGGCTCCCGGAATTGGAAGGCGCCTACCTGTACGCCGACTATGTGACGGCCAAGATATGGGCCCTGCGCTACGACCCCGATTCGAAGCGCGTGACGGCCAACCAGGAGATCGCTTTCCCGCAAAAGCTGCCGATCATGAGCTTCGGCGAGGACGAGGAAGGAGACGTCTACTTCACGACGTACTCGCTCTCCGGCCAGGGAATCTATCGCTTCGAGCGCGGCGGCGAAGCCACGGCAGCCGCCGGCGGAAAGTAA
- a CDS encoding WD40 repeat domain-containing protein yields MRSRVQDASRRNVVAVCLALWFAPFPSCAAEETRPAPRVDALGDPLPNGARLRLGTVRFRPPSSVSDLALSPDGKTLVSIGEQLIIWDTDTGKQRFRKPALAYFHSMSSYGCRTVCFAADGQHFYTPGERDDLLVWDLDGSCRQMTLKPDADLQGAPVERTTPSECRAIDVAGNGELFAYGTARGVVVAGRDGKILYTVPNRGFTDLLSAAKARGNDKNSDRLAFGGHFSFVRFSPDGKTLAVVLSEKPDELRLLEAATGAELRRVQLQAWMVRLDFSPDGTRLVTTERDRAVRLYDVATGQEVWSRVLNLDNPYENYTSAVAFHPRGEFLVAAATDDKLHLLTAATGEEIGTLDGHTSKPWALAFSTDGKLLYSSGWDSAIRRWDVDARKQLPLPVGTRGSSVVTMSPDGRTVAFAGGGGTLHLVSADEGQELRALHEDGMTFSQLRFSPDSRLLAAGGTVHDDVRALIFDAATGEVHRRWTWPKGADPYSTIECLDFTPDNRRLAGAVFRQHAAYLWDVDAEKEIAEIEHSQIYGLSFNPDGKTLATAGWDKMVRFWNADTGEEQRATKAGGDGGDVRMYTVCYSPAGDLLATAQLDGKVRLWKLPEMTPHATLQVKGRFVFGALSFSPDGLYLATGSMAGQVELWDAQSGLKVMDVGRHESYVYTLAFGHDNRTILSGGSDGVGYVWDLRRGEHRPVPDPKELWRRLSEDDIASAYQAVCDLEEQPDVALQLLGERLRATRFVMENHRKPAPDEEALRVQRLKKLLLEKPDSNTIRATAARRALALLARLRSPAAIALLKELADREPRDDLAPLAEAALKHPLPAG; encoded by the coding sequence ATGCGATCGCGCGTTCAAGACGCCAGCCGACGGAACGTCGTCGCCGTCTGCCTGGCTTTATGGTTCGCCCCTTTTCCGAGCTGTGCGGCGGAAGAAACGCGTCCTGCACCGCGGGTCGATGCGCTGGGCGACCCGCTGCCGAACGGCGCGCGTTTGCGTCTGGGCACGGTGCGCTTTCGGCCTCCATCCAGCGTTTCCGATCTGGCTCTCTCGCCCGACGGCAAGACGCTGGTCTCGATCGGCGAACAGTTGATCATCTGGGATACGGATACCGGCAAACAACGCTTTCGCAAGCCGGCGTTGGCCTATTTCCACAGTATGTCTTCTTATGGCTGTCGCACGGTCTGCTTTGCGGCCGATGGCCAGCATTTCTATACGCCGGGGGAACGCGACGACCTCCTCGTATGGGATCTCGACGGCAGTTGTCGACAGATGACGCTCAAGCCGGATGCAGATTTACAAGGGGCACCGGTCGAGCGGACCACACCCAGCGAGTGCCGGGCCATCGACGTCGCGGGAAACGGCGAGCTTTTCGCTTACGGAACCGCGCGCGGTGTGGTCGTGGCAGGCCGCGACGGAAAGATTCTCTACACGGTTCCCAACCGTGGCTTTACCGATCTGCTGTCCGCCGCGAAAGCCCGCGGCAACGACAAGAACAGCGATCGCCTGGCGTTCGGGGGACATTTCAGCTTCGTGCGATTCTCACCCGACGGCAAGACACTGGCCGTCGTGCTGAGCGAAAAGCCGGACGAGCTAAGGTTGCTCGAAGCTGCGACGGGAGCAGAGCTGCGGCGCGTGCAGTTGCAGGCGTGGATGGTGCGGCTCGATTTCTCGCCCGACGGCACGCGGCTGGTTACCACCGAGCGCGATCGCGCCGTGCGACTCTATGACGTGGCGACCGGCCAGGAAGTCTGGTCGCGGGTCCTGAACCTGGACAATCCTTATGAGAACTACACCTCCGCGGTCGCTTTTCATCCCCGCGGCGAATTCCTCGTAGCCGCTGCGACGGACGACAAGCTGCATCTGCTAACTGCCGCGACCGGCGAAGAAATCGGCACGCTCGACGGCCACACGTCCAAGCCCTGGGCACTGGCTTTTTCGACCGACGGCAAGTTGCTGTACTCGTCGGGCTGGGATTCGGCCATCCGTCGCTGGGACGTCGACGCGCGCAAGCAATTGCCGCTGCCTGTGGGCACGCGCGGCAGCTCGGTCGTGACGATGTCGCCCGACGGCCGGACGGTCGCCTTTGCCGGCGGCGGTGGCACCCTGCACCTGGTCAGCGCGGACGAGGGACAGGAACTGCGTGCGTTGCACGAAGACGGGATGACCTTCTCGCAATTGCGCTTTTCGCCCGATAGTCGATTGTTAGCCGCCGGCGGCACCGTCCATGACGATGTTCGCGCGTTGATCTTCGATGCCGCCACAGGCGAGGTCCACAGGCGCTGGACCTGGCCGAAAGGCGCGGATCCGTACTCGACCATCGAATGCCTCGATTTCACGCCCGACAATCGCCGACTTGCCGGTGCGGTCTTTCGCCAGCATGCCGCGTACCTGTGGGACGTCGACGCGGAAAAGGAAATCGCCGAAATCGAGCATTCGCAAATTTACGGCCTGTCGTTCAACCCCGACGGCAAGACCCTGGCCACGGCCGGCTGGGACAAAATGGTCCGCTTCTGGAACGCCGATACAGGCGAGGAGCAGAGGGCCACGAAAGCTGGCGGTGATGGCGGCGACGTGCGTATGTACACCGTTTGCTACTCACCAGCGGGTGATCTTCTTGCCACGGCGCAACTCGACGGTAAGGTCCGACTGTGGAAACTACCTGAGATGACGCCGCACGCGACTCTCCAGGTGAAGGGCCGATTCGTATTTGGTGCTCTGAGTTTCTCACCGGACGGTCTCTATCTGGCCACCGGCAGTATGGCTGGCCAGGTTGAATTGTGGGACGCCCAATCCGGCCTGAAGGTCATGGACGTGGGCCGCCACGAAAGTTACGTGTACACGCTGGCATTCGGCCATGACAACCGCACGATCCTAAGTGGCGGCAGCGATGGGGTCGGCTACGTGTGGGATTTGCGTCGCGGCGAGCACCGACCAGTACCCGATCCTAAGGAGCTTTGGCGTCGACTCTCGGAAGACGATATAGCGAGCGCCTATCAGGCCGTTTGCGATTTAGAAGAACAGCCGGACGTGGCCCTGCAGTTATTGGGTGAACGGCTACGTGCCACGAGATTCGTGATGGAGAATCACCGAAAGCCGGCCCCCGACGAAGAGGCTCTACGGGTCCAGCGGCTCAAAAAGCTGCTGTTGGAAAAGCCCGATTCCAATACAATTCGCGCGACGGCGGCGCGTCGGGCGTTGGCCTTGCTCGCGCGCTTGCGCAGCCCGGCGGCGATTGCGCTCTTGAAGGAGCTCGCCGATCGCGAACCCAGGGACGATCTTGCGCCGTTGGCCGAGGCGGCGCTCAAACATCCGCTGCCCGCGGGGTGA
- a CDS encoding alpha/beta hydrolase has protein sequence MILRAILPALVFVLAANRALFSWGVEGTDGYFQTSDSLKIHYIEAGRETATGNPVVLIHGYTGTARGNWFTNGVAEALAKNHWVIAIDCRGHGNSDKPHDADKYGPAMARDVIELMDHLKIPKAHIHGYSMGGAITGQLLAKHPERFITASFGGSGIPEVDPAWKEKTPADKPGPDPQEAEAREKLSHHPDRDEEALAAVRQYPWKPEERSKIDLTIVTVPVLAINGEFDGPNAKTARMQRELKNFKGVVLPGKSHLTAIMAGYIPREYIDELVAFLDANDKSNDKK, from the coding sequence ATGATCTTGCGCGCGATTCTGCCTGCCTTGGTATTCGTCTTAGCCGCGAACCGGGCGCTGTTCTCCTGGGGCGTGGAGGGCACCGACGGCTACTTCCAGACGTCCGACAGCTTGAAGATTCATTACATCGAAGCAGGACGCGAGACGGCCACTGGCAATCCCGTAGTTCTGATCCACGGTTACACCGGCACGGCACGCGGCAACTGGTTCACTAACGGCGTGGCCGAGGCATTGGCCAAGAATCATTGGGTCATTGCCATCGATTGCCGCGGCCACGGCAACAGCGACAAGCCGCACGACGCCGATAAATACGGGCCGGCCATGGCCCGCGACGTAATCGAATTGATGGACCATTTGAAGATTCCCAAAGCGCACATCCACGGCTATTCCATGGGCGGCGCGATTACAGGCCAACTACTGGCAAAACATCCCGAGCGATTCATTACGGCATCGTTCGGCGGATCAGGCATTCCGGAGGTTGATCCCGCGTGGAAAGAAAAGACGCCCGCCGATAAGCCAGGCCCCGACCCGCAAGAAGCCGAAGCGCGCGAGAAACTATCGCATCACCCCGATCGCGACGAAGAGGCGCTGGCAGCCGTGCGGCAATATCCGTGGAAACCCGAGGAGCGCTCGAAGATCGATCTTACGATCGTCACCGTCCCGGTCCTGGCGATCAATGGCGAGTTCGACGGACCGAACGCCAAGACCGCGCGGATGCAACGCGAGCTGAAGAATTTCAAAGGCGTCGTGCTTCCCGGCAAGTCGCACTTGACGGCGATCATGGCCGGGTATATTCCGCGCGAATACATCGACGAGCTCGTGGCGTTCCTCGACGCCAACGATAAGAGCAACGACAAGAAATGA
- a CDS encoding 3-hydroxyacyl-CoA dehydrogenase NAD-binding domain-containing protein: MSEVVHLERRGDVALITIDSPPVNSLSTPVVEGIFSRVAEANKDAGIRAMVITGARDNFIAGADITGLQALAEGKGKVDSQNIGALTGKLEELEANAKPVVMAIDGFALGGGLEVAMAGHWRVGTTRCRCGLPELTLGIIPGAAGTQRLPRIVGVQKATEMMLTSVEARGKEALALGIIQEMVEPERLIDAAIAAARKLADGQAKPVRASQLNDKIGTPDEARMIMEGAKAIGGDKLRNLVHPHLCMDAILTGVTDGYQAGLKREAENFAKCLASPQAAGMIHIFFATRAAPKVPGVTDQKFEPKAIKRVAVLGGGTMGSGIATSLLQSGFEVVLKEVNAEFAEAGRGRIQSNLESRVKKGKLAQDKYDQMMARLAPQIDYTGFDKVDMVIEAVIENIELKQGVFADLEKAVRPDCILASNTSTIDLDVIGEKTKAQDRILGTHFFSPAHVMPLVEVVRSKKTSPQALNSAINLVKQLKKTPVTVGNCVGFLVNRIFFPYGQTALLLVDHGVDLYRLDKAVYDWGMPMGPFRMSDLAGVDVAKFAGGILAKAYSDHNYVSTLVDHLFAAKRFGEKTGRGYYKYEGKKAEHDPELAGFIAKARADAGNPAVMEVSDKDIVEHVMFGVVNEACRCLDEGIAIRPSDIDVACVMGMGFPAYRGGVMKWADTLGAKYIYDKLAAWHKKYGPVYEPCDYLKRKAEKGESLEK; encoded by the coding sequence ATGAGCGAAGTCGTGCATCTTGAGCGTCGTGGTGATGTGGCCCTGATTACCATCGATTCGCCGCCGGTGAATTCGCTCAGTACGCCGGTTGTCGAAGGGATCTTCTCGCGCGTGGCAGAAGCCAACAAAGACGCGGGCATTCGCGCCATGGTCATCACCGGGGCTCGCGACAATTTCATCGCCGGCGCCGATATCACCGGCCTGCAGGCGCTGGCCGAGGGCAAGGGCAAAGTCGACTCGCAGAATATCGGCGCCCTGACCGGCAAGCTCGAAGAGTTGGAAGCCAACGCGAAGCCCGTCGTCATGGCTATCGACGGCTTTGCACTCGGTGGCGGATTGGAAGTGGCCATGGCCGGCCACTGGCGGGTCGGTACCACGCGCTGCCGGTGCGGATTGCCCGAGCTGACGCTGGGGATCATTCCGGGCGCCGCGGGCACGCAGCGATTGCCGCGCATCGTCGGCGTGCAAAAAGCCACGGAGATGATGCTCACCTCGGTCGAAGCTCGCGGCAAAGAGGCTCTCGCCCTGGGCATCATCCAGGAGATGGTCGAGCCCGAGCGGTTGATCGATGCCGCGATTGCCGCGGCGCGCAAGCTGGCCGACGGCCAGGCGAAACCGGTTCGGGCTTCGCAGTTGAACGACAAGATCGGCACGCCCGACGAAGCGCGCATGATCATGGAAGGGGCCAAGGCGATCGGCGGCGACAAGCTGCGCAACCTGGTCCACCCGCACCTGTGCATGGACGCTATCCTTACCGGCGTCACCGACGGCTACCAGGCGGGGCTCAAGCGCGAGGCCGAGAACTTTGCCAAGTGCCTGGCCAGCCCCCAGGCGGCCGGCATGATCCACATCTTTTTCGCGACCCGTGCTGCGCCGAAAGTTCCCGGCGTCACGGATCAAAAGTTCGAGCCCAAAGCGATTAAACGCGTGGCCGTGCTCGGCGGCGGCACAATGGGCTCCGGCATCGCCACCTCGCTCTTGCAGTCGGGCTTCGAAGTCGTGCTCAAGGAAGTGAACGCCGAGTTCGCTGAGGCCGGGCGTGGCCGCATCCAGTCGAACCTCGAATCGCGCGTCAAGAAAGGCAAGCTCGCCCAGGACAAATACGATCAGATGATGGCCCGGCTCGCGCCGCAAATCGATTACACAGGCTTCGACAAAGTCGACATGGTGATCGAGGCCGTGATCGAGAACATTGAACTCAAGCAGGGGGTCTTCGCCGATCTGGAGAAAGCGGTGCGGCCAGATTGCATCCTGGCGTCGAACACATCGACCATCGACCTGGACGTGATCGGCGAGAAGACCAAGGCGCAAGATCGCATCCTCGGGACGCACTTTTTCTCGCCTGCCCATGTCATGCCGCTGGTCGAAGTCGTGCGCAGCAAGAAGACCAGCCCACAGGCGCTCAATTCAGCCATCAACCTGGTGAAGCAACTGAAGAAGACGCCGGTCACGGTGGGCAACTGCGTAGGCTTCCTCGTGAACCGGATATTCTTCCCGTACGGCCAGACGGCGCTCTTGCTCGTCGATCACGGCGTCGACTTGTACCGCTTGGACAAAGCGGTCTACGACTGGGGCATGCCGATGGGCCCCTTCCGCATGTCGGATCTGGCGGGCGTTGACGTGGCGAAATTCGCCGGCGGCATCCTGGCCAAGGCCTACTCGGATCACAACTACGTCTCGACCTTGGTTGATCACCTCTTCGCGGCCAAGCGCTTCGGCGAGAAGACCGGGCGCGGCTACTACAAGTACGAAGGCAAGAAGGCCGAGCACGATCCGGAGCTGGCTGGCTTCATCGCCAAGGCTCGGGCCGACGCAGGCAACCCAGCCGTGATGGAAGTTTCCGATAAGGATATCGTCGAGCACGTGATGTTCGGCGTGGTGAATGAGGCTTGTCGTTGCCTGGACGAGGGAATCGCCATCCGGCCGTCCGACATCGACGTGGCTTGTGTGATGGGGATGGGATTTCCCGCTTACCGCGGCGGCGTGATGAAGTGGGCCGACACGCTGGGCGCAAAATACATCTACGACAAGCTCGCGGCCTGGCACAAGAAATACGGCCCCGTCTACGAGCCGTGCGATTATCTGAAGCGCAAGGCCGAGAAGGGTGAAAGCCTGGAGAAGTAA
- a CDS encoding bifunctional nuclease family protein — protein sequence MPVQMELSRIIISEINEQQVIYLKEVDGDRSFPILIGIFEATSIDRRVKGHGSPRPLTHDLLVRVTEHLGAEFQSVVISELKDHTYYAKLQIKHEGETIEVDARPSDAIAVAVTCDPPLPIYVSEEVLNDVLGE from the coding sequence ATGCCAGTGCAGATGGAATTGTCGCGGATCATCATCAGCGAGATCAACGAGCAGCAGGTGATCTACTTGAAGGAGGTCGACGGCGATCGCTCGTTCCCCATCCTGATCGGCATCTTCGAGGCTACGAGCATCGATCGGCGAGTGAAGGGACACGGCTCGCCACGCCCGCTCACGCATGACTTGCTGGTGCGCGTCACCGAGCACCTGGGCGCCGAGTTCCAAAGCGTGGTGATCAGCGAGCTCAAGGACCATACCTACTACGCCAAGCTACAGATCAAGCACGAAGGCGAAACGATCGAGGTGGACGCCCGCCCCTCGGACGCGATCGCCGTGGCGGTAACCTGCGATCCGCCGCTCCCGATCTACGTCTCGGAAGAAGTGCTGAACGACGTGCTGGGGGAGTAG
- a CDS encoding methylated DNA-protein cysteine methyltransferase produces MPKRKTWREKLADDKGLPKTGRITGRMTKRWGTGTMVVPAPREVDAIMRTIRRGRLITISEIRACLAKAHKVSMACPITTGIFAWIAAHAAEEAADAGQKRITPYWRTLKTGGELNAKYPGGLAALRQHLEAEGHKIVTRGKRLFVADYEKRLAKV; encoded by the coding sequence ATGCCCAAGCGCAAAACCTGGCGTGAAAAGTTGGCTGACGACAAGGGGCTTCCCAAAACGGGGCGCATCACGGGACGCATGACAAAACGCTGGGGGACCGGCACGATGGTCGTGCCGGCTCCGCGCGAGGTTGACGCGATCATGCGCACGATCCGCCGCGGCAGGCTGATCACGATCAGCGAAATCCGTGCGTGCCTCGCCAAAGCGCACAAAGTCTCGATGGCTTGCCCGATCACGACGGGCATCTTCGCCTGGATCGCGGCGCACGCCGCCGAAGAGGCGGCCGACGCCGGACAGAAGCGCATCACGCCCTACTGGCGCACGCTGAAAACCGGCGGCGAGCTGAACGCCAAATACCCCGGCGGCCTGGCCGCCTTGCGGCAGCACCTGGAAGCCGAAGGGCACAAGATCGTTACCCGCGGCAAACGGTTGTTCGTCGCCGACTACGAGAAGCGACTCGCCAAGGTATAG
- a CDS encoding lipid-binding SYLF domain-containing protein has translation MRLRHTILSCAAIVGVMVGAKATHAQTVEAQTVAASLEVLQSFTDLRATSIPRSMLADAQAIAIIPNVVKGGFIIAGRFGRGVVLVRDPSGAWRAPLFMTFTGGSVGWQVGLQSTDVVLVFKNRKGPDTILNGSEFTLGADASVAAGPVGRQTSAGTDLKLSAEVYSYSRARGLFAGVALDGSVLKIDNRAVAAYYANGTVVPPQAEQLVEMVARNTIGAPPINPSVIPAVNMVPATPTAVDQLRQGLIDASRRLDPLVDDTWRNYLALPVPTMANQPAPLPDLNAALVRYDRIAVDPQYRLLADRPEFHETHDLLRRYVSAVNAASAPAAVTGVPMPPLGNLPPPPPANAPPPGAPGLVPPVVVPPAAVPPAPPSAAAPQQILPLR, from the coding sequence ATGCGTTTGCGCCACACGATTCTCAGTTGTGCTGCGATTGTCGGCGTAATGGTTGGCGCCAAGGCGACTCACGCGCAAACGGTCGAGGCGCAGACGGTCGCGGCTTCCCTCGAAGTGCTGCAAAGCTTCACGGATTTGCGCGCGACGTCGATACCGCGCTCGATGCTGGCCGACGCTCAGGCGATTGCCATCATTCCCAACGTCGTCAAAGGTGGTTTCATTATCGCCGGCCGATTCGGTCGCGGCGTGGTCCTGGTGCGCGACCCCAGCGGCGCGTGGCGCGCTCCGTTGTTTATGACGTTCACCGGCGGCAGCGTCGGCTGGCAGGTCGGCCTGCAATCGACCGATGTCGTGCTGGTGTTCAAGAATCGCAAAGGGCCGGACACGATCCTCAACGGGAGCGAATTCACACTCGGCGCCGATGCCTCGGTCGCCGCTGGGCCGGTCGGGCGGCAAACTTCGGCCGGAACGGATCTCAAGCTAAGCGCCGAGGTCTATAGCTATTCGCGAGCCCGTGGGTTGTTCGCCGGGGTCGCCTTGGATGGCTCGGTGCTAAAAATCGATAATCGGGCCGTGGCGGCCTACTACGCCAACGGCACGGTCGTGCCGCCGCAGGCCGAGCAGTTGGTCGAGATGGTCGCGCGGAACACGATCGGCGCGCCGCCGATCAATCCCTCCGTCATACCGGCGGTGAACATGGTGCCCGCCACGCCAACGGCCGTCGACCAGTTACGTCAAGGCCTGATCGACGCGTCACGACGTCTCGATCCGCTGGTCGATGATACGTGGCGAAACTATTTGGCGCTGCCCGTGCCGACGATGGCCAATCAGCCGGCCCCCCTTCCTGACTTGAACGCGGCGCTCGTGCGTTATGACCGCATCGCGGTCGATCCACAGTACCGCTTGCTGGCCGATCGGCCCGAGTTTCACGAGACGCACGACTTGCTCAGGCGCTACGTTTCGGCGGTCAACGCGGCCAGCGCGCCCGCCGCGGTAACAGGCGTGCCGATGCCTCCCTTGGGCAATCTCCCTCCGCCGCCTCCGGCCAACGCTCCTCCGCCGGGTGCGCCCGGTCTTGTGCCTCCGGTGGTCGTTCCTCCGGCCGCTGTGCCCCCTGCGCCCCCTTCGGCAGCGGCTCCGCAGCAGATTCTGCCTCTGCGGTAA